The stretch of DNA AAACCGTTCTGGTGACGCGGGCAGCGGGACAGTCTAGCGTCTTTACCCAGCATCTGCAGCGCCATGGAGCTACGGTGCTGGAAATGCCGACCCTGGAAATTCGTCCGCCCTCTAGCTGGCAGCCGTTGGATGAGGCGATCGCTCTCCTAGATCAGTTCAACTGGTTGATCTTGACCTCGGTGAATGGCGTGAATGGCATGTTCGACCGTCTGGCCCATCATGGGCGCGATCGCCTCCCCGCCACGCTCAAACTAGCGGTGGTCGGACAAAAAACGGCCCAATGTTTGCAGCAGCACGGCATTCAGCCAGACTTTATTCCTCCCAACTACGTCGCCGACTCGCTCATCGACCATTTCCCAGAGGAGCGCGCCCAGTTGAAGATTCTCTTCCCTCGGGTAGAAAGCGGCGGGCGAGATGTGCTGGTGCGGGCATTTACCGAGCAAGGTGCCCAGGTCACCGAGGTGGCGGCCTATGAATCGGGCTGTG from Candidatus Obscuribacterales bacterium encodes:
- a CDS encoding uroporphyrinogen-III synthase: MNSSESSFLPTSSSLALSGKTVLVTRAAGQSSVFTQHLQRHGATVLEMPTLEIRPPSSWQPLDEAIALLDQFNWLILTSVNGVNGMFDRLAHHGRDRLPATLKLAVVGQKTAQCLQQHGIQPDFIPPNYVADSLIDHFPEERAQLKILFPRVESGGRDVLVRAFTEQGAQVTEVAAYESGC